ACGACACACCAGAGTCCATCACCCACTTTGTCAATGGCGACATCATGATTCCTGAATCTGAACGCCTGCCTGCCCCCGAGGGCGAGTACTACATTGACGACCTGGCTGGATTCCGTGTCAAACTGGAAGACGGCCGTGATGTTGGAGAGGTCATTGAGGTTCAAGAACTCCCCTCCGTCTATGCCTTCCAGATCAAGTTTGATCTGGAGTACCAGAAAGAGTTTTCCGCTCAACCTATTCTAGCCCCCTGGGTCGACGACTGCATCTTGGAAATCGACGAAGAAGGCGAGAGCATTACCTGCGGCGCAGACTACCTCAAGAGTATGTGCCCGGGGGAAAAATGAAGATAGATTGTATCACCATTTTTCCTGAAATGTTCACTCCCATGAAGTCTTCTATCATGGGCAGGGCTCAGAATAAGGGGCTTATGGAATTCAACACTGTCTACCTGCGAGACTTCGCAATCAATGACTACGGTCAGGTAGACGACGTTCCCTACGGCGGCGAGCCGGGCATGGTCATCCGACCGGAACCTCTGGCTAAAGCTATTCGCAGTACGGGCGTCAAGGAAGACGGCGGCAAGGTCATCTATTTGACTGCAGACGGCGTGCCTTTCACCCACAAACTGGCAGAGGAGCTTTCCCACGAAAGTCACCTGGTGCTGGTATGCGGGCACTACAAGGGTATCGACGACCGCATCCGCCAGTCCGAAGTGGATTTGGAAATTTCCATAGGCGACTTCGTTGTCAGTGGTGGTGAATTGCCCGCCATGCTGGTAACAGACGCAGTGGTCCGCCTTATCGACGGCGCACTCGGCAACCGAGAATCCGGTGATACCGACTCCTTTGCCCAGGGCGT
The Fibrobacter sp. genome window above contains:
- the trmD gene encoding tRNA (guanosine(37)-N1)-methyltransferase TrmD; amino-acid sequence: MKIDCITIFPEMFTPMKSSIMGRAQNKGLMEFNTVYLRDFAINDYGQVDDVPYGGEPGMVIRPEPLAKAIRSTGVKEDGGKVIYLTADGVPFTHKLAEELSHESHLVLVCGHYKGIDDRIRQSEVDLEISIGDFVVSGGELPAMLVTDAVVRLIDGALGNRESGDTDSFAQGVLGWPVYTRPEVFEGKKVPDVLLSGHHKNIAAWRRQESLKRTAERRPDIFKNLERDTKFGIK
- the rimM gene encoding ribosome maturation factor RimM (Essential for efficient processing of 16S rRNA), which gives rise to MSESEAQEEYITVCQLMRTHGVKGYIKAMPLTHDLTRHEKLTDVMLKKTNSELVKLTVEDSRLANNLWLLKFKGYDTPESITHFVNGDIMIPESERLPAPEGEYYIDDLAGFRVKLEDGRDVGEVIEVQELPSVYAFQIKFDLEYQKEFSAQPILAPWVDDCILEIDEEGESITCGADYLKSMCPGEK